A genomic region of Pseudomonas abietaniphila contains the following coding sequences:
- a CDS encoding Gfo/Idh/MocA family protein has translation MNTVSTPIRVGLVGIGNWALHGHVRVLSLLPQYEISAIYSQRQESAQAVAEQFGIRHVVGSLDELVSHPDVDLVIVLTTAPQHEEAVRAAIAAKKDVYCEWPLTTNTATSQELTRLAKQAGVRHIVGLQRRHAPHNRYLQDLLQQGYVGKVRSVRIHVSMNYFQALRPNALRWTVPVENFSSVIAIYAGHFLDMLFTATGWPMSITGLVVNQFDKVTIKETNEVFETSAPDQMVLAGQLEDGGLVSVHIEGGKRNGSGVQMEITGHEGDLRITNTSAFGAVGDDYVIEGAHGDNLPLQVLPIPERYFRLPPSDLPSAVLELAELYYVHAQDVADGTQAAATFDDAVRMHKLLDAALASSQTGRREHVAEEADYQTVGSQR, from the coding sequence ATGAACACCGTTTCCACTCCCATTCGCGTCGGCCTGGTCGGCATTGGCAATTGGGCGCTGCACGGTCATGTGCGCGTGCTTTCTCTGCTGCCTCAATATGAAATCAGTGCGATCTACAGCCAGCGACAGGAAAGCGCCCAGGCGGTGGCGGAGCAGTTCGGTATCCGTCACGTGGTGGGATCACTCGATGAGCTGGTCAGCCATCCGGACGTGGACCTGGTGATTGTGCTGACCACCGCGCCTCAGCACGAGGAAGCCGTCCGCGCGGCGATCGCCGCGAAAAAAGATGTCTATTGCGAATGGCCGCTGACCACCAATACCGCCACTTCGCAGGAACTGACGCGCCTGGCAAAACAGGCCGGTGTGCGCCATATCGTCGGTCTGCAACGCCGCCACGCGCCACACAACCGCTACTTGCAGGACCTGCTGCAGCAGGGTTATGTCGGTAAGGTCCGCTCGGTGCGGATTCACGTCAGCATGAATTATTTCCAGGCACTGCGTCCGAATGCACTGCGCTGGACCGTACCGGTGGAGAACTTCTCCAGCGTGATTGCGATCTACGCGGGGCATTTCCTCGACATGCTGTTCACCGCCACTGGCTGGCCGATGAGCATCACGGGACTTGTGGTCAATCAGTTCGACAAGGTGACGATCAAGGAAACCAACGAGGTGTTCGAGACCTCGGCGCCGGACCAGATGGTGCTGGCGGGCCAACTGGAGGACGGCGGCCTGGTGTCGGTTCACATCGAAGGTGGCAAGCGCAATGGTTCGGGTGTGCAGATGGAGATCACCGGCCATGAGGGCGACCTGCGGATCACCAATACCTCGGCCTTTGGCGCGGTCGGCGATGATTATGTGATCGAGGGCGCTCATGGCGACAACCTGCCGCTGCAGGTGTTGCCGATTCCGGAGCGTTATTTCCGGTTGCCGCCATCCGATCTGCCGTCGGCGGTGCTGGAACTCGCCGAGTTGTACTATGTGCACGCGCAGGACGTGGCGGACGGCACGCAAGCCGCCGCCACGTTCGATGACGCGGTACGCATGCACAAACTGCTCG
- a CDS encoding LysR family transcriptional regulator has translation MDSLSGITAFVQVAETRSFTEAGRLLEISSSAVGKSVARMEERLGVRLFHRSTRSVTLTAEGEMFLERCRRIIQEAEQAEIELSQLAESPRGKLRISVPLQNTLIFPLLSGFMQAYPQIELDVDLSDRMVDVIEEGFDAVIRTGQPSDSRLMARKLGEYKLELVASPAYLAQHGRPTHPDQLRDHACLLHKFPASGALERWPVRAPDADSDPELGKVITCTTTDALTHLALEGLGIACLADFSTQQALSEGKLEKVLPAFTDHRGSLWMLWPSSRNATPKLRALIDYFKEHIAAVPQPAVRS, from the coding sequence CTGGACAGCCTCAGCGGTATCACCGCCTTTGTGCAGGTCGCCGAAACCCGCAGCTTCACCGAAGCCGGGCGGCTGCTGGAAATCTCTTCGTCTGCCGTCGGCAAAAGTGTTGCGCGTATGGAAGAACGGCTGGGCGTGCGCCTGTTTCATCGCAGCACCCGCAGCGTCACCCTGACTGCTGAAGGCGAGATGTTCCTGGAGCGCTGCCGCCGGATCATTCAGGAGGCCGAGCAGGCAGAAATCGAACTGTCACAACTGGCCGAGTCGCCTCGGGGCAAACTGCGCATCAGCGTGCCGCTGCAGAACACCCTGATCTTTCCATTGCTCTCGGGCTTCATGCAGGCCTACCCGCAGATCGAGCTGGACGTCGACCTGTCCGATCGCATGGTCGACGTCATCGAGGAAGGGTTCGATGCCGTGATCCGCACCGGGCAGCCATCGGATTCAAGGCTGATGGCGCGCAAACTGGGCGAGTACAAACTCGAACTGGTCGCCTCTCCTGCCTATCTGGCACAGCACGGGCGCCCTACGCACCCCGATCAACTGCGCGACCACGCCTGCCTGCTGCACAAATTTCCCGCCAGTGGCGCGCTGGAACGCTGGCCGGTGCGCGCGCCGGATGCGGACAGCGATCCGGAACTGGGAAAGGTCATCACCTGCACCACCACGGACGCCCTCACCCATCTGGCCCTCGAAGGGCTGGGGATTGCCTGCCTGGCTGACTTTTCTACTCAGCAGGCGTTAAGCGAAGGCAAGCTTGAAAAAGTGCTGCCGGCGTTCACCGACCATCGGGGTTCGTTGTGGATGCTCTGGCCCTCCAGCCGCAATGCCACGCCAAAACTGCGCGCATTGATCGATTACTTCAAAGAGCATATCGCGGCAGTGCCGCAGCCCGCCGTCCGATCCTGA
- a CDS encoding RidA family protein yields MVTQDLTFLPDPDADSISSDVATFGGVMVSTQVPTRADGSLELGDITAQSECTLQALKVALERAGSSMDRVMHLTIYLTDMADRAAFNEVYKRFFAKPWPVRAAVGVAALAVEGMRVEVTAMAAKG; encoded by the coding sequence ATGGTGACTCAAGACCTCACGTTTCTTCCCGACCCTGATGCGGACTCCATCTCCTCCGACGTCGCCACGTTCGGCGGTGTCATGGTCTCGACTCAAGTTCCGACCCGTGCCGATGGCAGCCTGGAACTTGGCGACATCACAGCGCAGAGCGAATGCACGCTGCAAGCGTTGAAAGTCGCGCTGGAGCGGGCGGGTAGTTCGATGGATCGCGTCATGCACCTCACCATCTACCTGACCGACATGGCGGACCGCGCCGCCTTCAATGAGGTGTACAAGCGCTTTTTCGCCAAGCCCTGGCCTGTTCGCGCCGCCGTCGGCGTCGCTGCGCTGGCGGTCGAAGGCATGCGCGTAGAAGTCACTGCGATGGCCGCCAAGGGCTGA
- a CDS encoding peptidase U32 family protein produces MSLPKHHLELLSPARDTAIAREAILHGADAIYIGGPSFGARHNACNEVSDIAELVEFAHRYHARVFTTINTILHDNELEPARKLIHELYDAGVDALIVQDLGVMELDIPPIELHASTQTDIRTLARAKFLDQAGFSQLVLARELNLQEIREIADQTDAAIEFFIHGALCVAFSGQCNISHAQNGRSANRGDCSQACRLPYTLKDDEGRVVAFEKHLLSMKDNNQSANIRALVEAGVRSFKIEGRYKDMGYVKNITAYYRQRLDDVLEDRRDLARASSGRTAHFFLPDPEKTFHRGSTDYFVTDRKIDIGAFDTPTFTGLPVGIVEKVGKRDLQVVTHDPLTNGDGLNVLIKREVVGFRANIAEPKGEFEEDGEKRYRYRVEPNEMPADLYKVRPNHPLNRNLDHNWQQALQKTSAERRIGLSWLARLREERLEVTATSEEGISASVVLDGPFGAANKPEQALDQLRDLLGQLGTTQYHATDVKLDAPQAYFVPNSQLKALRREVIEALTAARVAAHPRGGRKAETSPPPVYPESHLSFLANVYNQKARDFYHRHGVQLIDAAFEAHEETGEVPVMITKHCLRFSFNLCPKQAKGVTGVRTKVAPMQLVHGDEVLTLKFDCKPCEMHVIGKIKGNILGLPQPGSVPVVGHISPADLLKTIPRAPH; encoded by the coding sequence ATGTCCTTACCTAAGCACCATCTCGAATTGCTCAGCCCTGCCCGCGACACTGCCATCGCGCGCGAAGCCATCCTGCACGGCGCTGACGCCATTTATATCGGCGGCCCCAGCTTCGGCGCCCGTCACAACGCCTGCAACGAAGTGAGCGATATCGCCGAACTGGTTGAATTCGCCCATCGTTACCACGCGCGGGTGTTCACCACGATCAACACCATCCTGCACGACAACGAACTGGAACCGGCGCGCAAGCTGATCCATGAACTGTATGACGCCGGCGTCGACGCCCTGATCGTTCAAGATCTGGGTGTGATGGAGCTGGACATTCCGCCCATCGAACTGCACGCGAGCACCCAGACCGACATCCGCACCCTGGCGCGAGCGAAATTCCTCGATCAGGCCGGCTTTTCCCAACTGGTACTGGCCCGTGAGCTGAACCTTCAGGAAATCCGCGAGATCGCAGACCAGACCGATGCCGCCATCGAGTTCTTCATCCATGGCGCGCTGTGCGTCGCCTTTTCCGGGCAGTGCAACATCTCTCACGCCCAGAATGGCCGCAGCGCCAACCGTGGCGACTGTTCTCAGGCGTGCCGCTTGCCGTATACGTTGAAAGACGATGAGGGCCGCGTCGTGGCCTTCGAAAAGCATTTGTTGTCGATGAAGGACAACAACCAGAGCGCCAACATCCGCGCACTGGTCGAAGCAGGCGTGCGCTCCTTCAAGATCGAGGGTCGCTACAAGGACATGGGCTACGTGAAAAACATCACCGCCTATTACCGTCAGCGTCTGGACGATGTGCTTGAAGATCGGCGGGACCTGGCCCGCGCCTCCAGCGGCCGTACCGCGCACTTCTTCCTGCCCGACCCGGAAAAAACCTTCCACCGGGGCAGCACTGACTACTTCGTCACCGACCGCAAGATCGACATTGGCGCGTTCGACACCCCGACGTTCACCGGTTTGCCGGTGGGTATCGTGGAAAAAGTCGGCAAGCGTGACCTGCAGGTCGTGACGCATGATCCCTTGACCAATGGCGACGGCCTGAACGTGCTGATCAAGCGCGAAGTGGTGGGTTTCCGTGCCAACATCGCCGAGCCTAAAGGTGAGTTCGAAGAAGACGGCGAAAAGCGCTATCGCTATCGCGTCGAACCCAACGAAATGCCGGCCGACCTGTACAAGGTTCGCCCTAATCACCCGCTCAACCGCAACCTGGACCACAACTGGCAACAGGCCTTGCAGAAAACTTCCGCAGAGCGTCGCATTGGCCTTTCATGGCTGGCGCGTCTGCGTGAAGAACGTCTGGAAGTGACGGCCACCAGTGAAGAAGGCATCAGCGCCAGCGTCGTGTTGGACGGACCGTTTGGCGCCGCGAACAAGCCCGAACAGGCACTGGATCAGTTGCGGGACTTGCTGGGCCAGTTGGGCACCACCCAATACCACGCCACCGACGTCAAACTCGATGCGCCGCAGGCCTACTTCGTCCCGAACTCCCAGCTCAAAGCCTTGCGCCGTGAGGTCATCGAAGCGCTGACCGCCGCCCGTGTTGCAGCCCATCCTCGGGGTGGTCGTAAAGCCGAAACCAGCCCGCCGCCGGTGTACCCGGAATCGCACCTGTCGTTCCTGGCCAACGTCTACAACCAGAAAGCCCGCGATTTCTACCACCGTCATGGTGTTCAGCTGATTGACGCAGCGTTCGAGGCGCACGAAGAAACCGGCGAAGTCCCGGTGATGATCACCAAGCACTGCCTGCGCTTCTCCTTCAACCTGTGTCCGAAACAGGCCAAGGGCGTGACCGGCGTGCGCACCAAGGTCGCGCCGATGCAACTGGTACACGGTGACGAAGTGCTGACCTTGAAGTTCGACTGCAAGCCCTGCGAAATGCACGTGATCGGCAAGATCAAGGGCAATATCCTCGGCCTGCCGCAACCTGGCAGCGTGCCCGTCGTGGGACACATCAGTCCTGCCGACCTGCTCAAAACCATTCCCCGCGCGCCACATTGA
- a CDS encoding GNAT family N-acetyltransferase, with amino-acid sequence MTVEFRPARRSDAREIARLFQITSEGASDYIWSQLAEPGQDLLDVGETRYAREGVDFSYENCLIAEAHGEVVGMMHSYVMREDPDAKPPTDPVLAPYADMEVPDTLYISSLALHEGWRNKGLGLQFLHRAQSRAEDLGLKGLSLIDYAENTGARRFYERHGFSVIKTCQITPHPMIRVTGEAYLLQRIA; translated from the coding sequence ATGACTGTCGAATTTCGTCCGGCGCGACGTTCGGATGCGCGTGAAATCGCCCGCCTGTTTCAAATCACCTCGGAAGGCGCGTCGGATTACATCTGGAGTCAGCTGGCTGAGCCGGGGCAAGACCTGCTCGACGTCGGCGAGACGCGCTATGCCCGAGAGGGCGTGGATTTTTCCTACGAAAACTGCCTGATCGCCGAGGCGCATGGTGAAGTGGTTGGCATGATGCACAGCTACGTCATGCGTGAAGATCCCGATGCCAAGCCGCCGACCGACCCTGTGCTCGCGCCATACGCGGACATGGAGGTGCCTGACACGCTGTACATCTCCAGCCTGGCGCTGCATGAAGGTTGGCGCAATAAGGGGCTGGGGCTTCAGTTCCTGCATCGCGCTCAGTCAAGAGCCGAGGACCTGGGACTCAAAGGGCTGAGCCTGATCGATTACGCCGAGAATACGGGTGCCCGACGCTTTTACGAACGCCATGGGTTCTCGGTTATCAAGACCTGCCAGATCACACCGCACCCAATGATTCGCGTGACCGGCGAGGCGTACCTGCTGCAGCGGATTGCCTGA
- the pcsA gene encoding phosphatidylcholine synthase, with product MIPIQRIAWLKAWGAHGFTATGVVLAFLATIALFDNQPKACLLWLGIALIVDGVDGSLARKVNVQSVLPHFDGSVLDLVIDYLTYVFIPALFIYRYIPLPDYTLLLTTSIILVSSLFCFCNTEMKSKDNYFQGFPAAWNVVALCVYILSPAPWLTFITVICLALLTVTRMKFLHPFRVRRFMPINIAVTSVWFLCSFLLVINHPYNGTVVLSVWLAMSAYFLGICIWRTSLEWIDKARV from the coding sequence ATGATTCCTATCCAACGCATCGCCTGGCTCAAAGCATGGGGCGCCCATGGTTTTACCGCCACAGGCGTCGTCCTCGCCTTCCTCGCGACCATCGCGCTGTTCGACAACCAGCCCAAAGCCTGTCTGCTGTGGCTGGGCATTGCCCTGATCGTCGACGGGGTGGACGGCTCGCTCGCGCGCAAGGTTAACGTGCAGTCGGTATTGCCGCATTTCGACGGATCGGTGCTGGACCTGGTGATTGACTACCTGACCTATGTGTTCATTCCGGCCTTGTTCATTTACCGCTATATCCCGCTGCCGGATTACACGCTGCTGCTGACCACTTCGATCATTCTGGTGTCGTCACTGTTCTGCTTCTGCAACACCGAGATGAAAAGCAAGGACAATTACTTTCAGGGCTTCCCTGCGGCCTGGAACGTGGTAGCGCTGTGCGTCTACATCCTTTCGCCTGCACCGTGGCTTACGTTCATTACCGTGATCTGCCTGGCGCTGCTGACAGTGACCCGGATGAAATTCCTGCACCCGTTCCGCGTACGTCGCTTCATGCCGATCAACATTGCCGTGACCAGCGTTTGGTTTCTGTGCAGCTTTCTGCTGGTGATCAACCACCCGTACAACGGTACCGTCGTGCTGAGCGTCTGGCTCGCGATGTCGGCCTATTTCCTCGGCATCTGCATCTGGCGTACGTCGCTCGAGTGGATCGACAAGGCGCGCGTCTGA
- a CDS encoding Lrp/AsnC family transcriptional regulator, with the protein MDKFDQAILSILQSDCTRPIAEIAESIGLGSTACWRRVQKLEEQGMIRGRVALLDPAQLNVAVTVFAAMRTNQHNAEWLGGFHDLIATLPEVVECYRMAGDTDYMLRIVVPDIAGYDAVYKKLIRLSGITDISSSFAMEQIKSTTQLPLNYTRP; encoded by the coding sequence ATGGACAAATTTGACCAGGCGATTTTGAGCATCCTGCAAAGCGACTGCACCCGACCCATTGCCGAAATAGCCGAGAGCATCGGGCTGGGCAGCACGGCCTGCTGGCGGCGCGTCCAGAAACTTGAAGAGCAGGGCATGATTCGCGGTCGGGTGGCGCTGCTCGATCCGGCACAACTCAATGTCGCGGTCACCGTGTTCGCAGCCATGCGCACCAACCAACACAACGCCGAGTGGCTGGGCGGTTTTCACGACCTGATCGCAACCCTTCCCGAAGTCGTCGAATGCTACCGAATGGCAGGCGACACGGATTACATGCTGCGCATCGTCGTGCCGGACATCGCCGGCTACGATGCCGTTTACAAGAAGCTGATTCGGCTGTCGGGCATCACCGACATCAGTTCCAGCTTTGCCATGGAACAGATCAAGTCGACGACACAGTTGCCGCTGAATTACACGCGGCCCTGA
- a CDS encoding cysteine desulfurase family protein: protein MSTLPCYFDYAATTPVDDRVIQAMVACLGREGTFGNPASSSHAYGTQARQAVELARRQVGELVGTPAESVIWTSGATESNNLAIKGIAFGAKGSRRHLITSRIEHKAVVDTVRQLEQAGFPVTWLEPDSQGLIQPEAVRQALREDTLLVSLMLVNNELGTVTDIATIGQLVRDRGALFHVDAAQGAGKLAIDLNTLPVDLMSFSAHKTYGPKGIGALYVGERARPLLEAQMHGGGHEQGFRSGTLATHQIVGMGAAFALASAEMAEELQRISTLSAQLRDGLLALPGVSLNGDPHQRVPHTLNICVDRPGFTAMNLSSELAVSSTSACNSASSGASHVLLAMGLSQAQAGSSLRLSLGRYTQAADVEKAIAVIAGRLSAPSATFW, encoded by the coding sequence ATGAGCACACTTCCTTGTTACTTCGATTACGCAGCCACCACACCCGTCGATGACCGCGTCATCCAGGCGATGGTGGCGTGCCTGGGCCGTGAAGGCACCTTCGGCAACCCGGCCTCCAGCTCCCATGCCTACGGCACTCAGGCCCGCCAGGCCGTAGAGCTTGCGCGCCGTCAGGTCGGCGAACTGGTCGGCACCCCTGCCGAGTCAGTGATCTGGACCTCAGGTGCGACCGAGTCCAACAACCTGGCCATCAAAGGCATCGCCTTCGGCGCCAAAGGCTCGCGCCGTCATCTGATCACCAGCCGCATCGAACACAAGGCCGTGGTCGATACCGTGCGCCAACTCGAACAAGCCGGCTTCCCCGTGACCTGGCTAGAACCCGACAGTCAAGGCTTGATCCAGCCGGAGGCTGTGCGCCAGGCGCTGCGCGAGGACACGCTGCTGGTCTCCTTGATGCTGGTCAACAACGAGTTGGGCACAGTCACGGACATTGCGACCATCGGCCAGCTTGTCCGCGATCGAGGCGCCCTTTTCCATGTCGATGCTGCTCAGGGCGCCGGCAAGCTCGCGATTGATCTCAATACGCTGCCTGTCGACCTGATGTCATTTTCGGCGCACAAGACATACGGCCCCAAAGGCATCGGTGCGCTGTATGTTGGGGAGCGCGCACGTCCGCTGCTTGAAGCGCAAATGCACGGCGGTGGCCATGAGCAAGGCTTCCGCTCCGGCACCTTGGCGACGCACCAGATCGTTGGCATGGGCGCCGCTTTTGCGCTCGCCAGCGCCGAGATGGCGGAAGAACTGCAACGGATCAGCACACTGTCGGCTCAATTGCGTGACGGGTTGCTGGCCCTGCCCGGCGTCAGCCTCAATGGCGATCCGCACCAGCGCGTCCCGCACACCCTGAATATCTGTGTCGACAGACCGGGCTTCACGGCCATGAACCTGTCCAGCGAGTTAGCGGTGTCATCGACATCGGCGTGCAATTCGGCCAGCAGCGGCGCCTCCCACGTGTTGCTCGCCATGGGTCTGAGCCAGGCTCAGGCAGGCAGCAGCCTGCGCTTGAGCCTGGGACGCTACACGCAGGCGGCGGATGTGGAAAAAGCCATCGCGGTCATTGCCGGTCGGTTGAGCGCTCCGTCGGCGACGTTCTGGTAA
- a CDS encoding MalY/PatB family protein: MTMDLNSVHQRLHTGSKKWSQYPEDVLPMWVADMDFPVAEPIVQALTARLQHPLLGYSVAQDTLRQTLVAHLARHYDWQIKPEELVFLPGVEPGVNMALNALVPKGSGVLVQTPNYAPLLDAPGHWDLPRIDLPFHADANGEYPTDIAALQRVLPQVRALLLSNPHNPLGKVFDAQELRAIGEACVQNDVLIVSDEIHADILFDGRRHTPIASLSPAIADRTVTLMSASKAWNIAGMKTAFAVIQNPDLRLRFNAGRLGLVDSVNALGLDATQAAYSKGAPWLARVTAYLQDNRDYLANAIKTRFPGISMNLPQGTYLAWLDCAGLDIENPQQFFLNEAKVALSAGHEFGDDCGQFVRLNFGCPRSMLEEALARMERSLHRS, from the coding sequence ATGACCATGGACCTGAACAGCGTTCACCAACGCTTGCACACCGGCAGCAAGAAATGGAGCCAGTACCCGGAAGATGTGTTGCCGATGTGGGTGGCCGACATGGACTTTCCGGTGGCCGAGCCGATCGTTCAGGCGCTGACCGCGCGTCTGCAGCACCCGCTGTTGGGCTATTCCGTGGCGCAGGACACATTACGTCAAACGTTGGTGGCGCATCTGGCCCGCCACTACGACTGGCAGATCAAGCCTGAGGAACTGGTGTTCCTGCCCGGTGTAGAACCGGGGGTGAACATGGCGTTGAACGCGCTGGTGCCCAAGGGCAGCGGCGTGCTGGTACAAACACCCAACTACGCGCCGCTGCTGGATGCGCCGGGGCATTGGGACCTGCCGCGCATCGACCTGCCTTTCCATGCCGATGCCAATGGCGAATACCCCACCGACATCGCTGCCTTGCAGCGCGTTCTGCCTCAGGTTCGCGCACTGTTGCTGAGCAATCCTCACAATCCACTGGGCAAGGTCTTCGACGCGCAGGAGTTGCGTGCCATTGGCGAGGCCTGCGTGCAGAACGACGTACTGATCGTTTCCGATGAGATTCACGCCGACATCCTCTTCGATGGCCGTCGCCACACGCCGATCGCGTCCCTGAGCCCGGCCATCGCCGATCGCACCGTGACGCTGATGTCCGCCAGCAAGGCCTGGAACATCGCCGGCATGAAAACCGCCTTTGCCGTGATACAAAACCCCGACCTGCGCCTGCGCTTCAACGCCGGACGCCTGGGACTGGTCGACAGCGTCAACGCGCTGGGCCTGGACGCCACGCAGGCGGCTTACAGCAAAGGCGCGCCATGGCTGGCACGGGTCACTGCCTATCTTCAAGACAACCGGGACTATCTGGCGAACGCGATCAAAACCCGTTTTCCCGGCATCTCGATGAACCTGCCACAAGGCACCTACCTCGCCTGGCTGGATTGCGCGGGACTGGATATCGAAAACCCTCAGCAATTCTTCCTCAACGAAGCCAAGGTGGCGCTGAGCGCAGGCCATGAGTTTGGTGATGACTGCGGCCAGTTCGTGCGACTGAACTTCGGGTGCCCGCGCTCGATGCTGGAAGAAGCGCTGGCCCGCATGGAGCGCAGCTTGCATCGATCCTGA
- a CDS encoding DUF1624 domain-containing protein, protein MSDVLPGVSRDVPSTTAATGPVCAPVALAKTARLQSIDAVRGLIMLFMLLDHVRETFFLHRQVSDPMDVSTTGLDLFLSRTLAHFCAPLFVFLTGLSAYLYGERHAGKGEVARFLFKRGLVLIALELTLVNFAWTFQFPPTVIYLQVIWAIGLSMLALAALVALPRGWLAAAGLVIIAGHNLLDDVHFAAGTFMHIPWAILHDRGWLELFDGLRLRTSYPVLPWIGVIAVGYAAGPWFASGTDRDKRELNLMAWGFGVLALFLLLRSLNGYGERNWVMGETTTLTVMSIFNITKYPPSLLFISLTLGVGLLLIAWMERSHGQRWLKPLAVLGAAPMFFYLLHLYVLKGLYVLAMAIWGASHGIYYGFDSMAAVWACAAVLSVVLFPAVRWFAELKARRRDIQWLKYF, encoded by the coding sequence ATGAGTGACGTTCTCCCCGGCGTGAGCCGAGATGTACCTTCCACAACGGCCGCCACGGGGCCCGTCTGTGCGCCTGTCGCGCTCGCCAAGACAGCCCGTTTGCAATCGATCGATGCAGTGCGTGGCCTGATCATGCTGTTCATGTTGCTCGACCACGTGCGCGAAACGTTCTTCCTGCATCGTCAGGTGTCGGACCCCATGGACGTCAGCACCACGGGACTGGATCTTTTCCTCAGTCGCACCCTGGCGCATTTCTGTGCGCCGTTGTTTGTGTTCCTTACCGGTCTCTCCGCGTACCTGTACGGTGAACGCCACGCGGGCAAAGGTGAGGTCGCCCGGTTTCTGTTCAAGCGCGGGTTGGTGCTGATTGCCCTGGAACTGACCTTGGTCAATTTTGCGTGGACCTTTCAGTTTCCGCCGACAGTGATCTATCTCCAGGTCATCTGGGCCATCGGCCTGAGCATGCTGGCGCTTGCAGCCTTGGTGGCCTTGCCCCGTGGATGGCTGGCGGCCGCAGGGCTCGTCATCATCGCGGGCCATAACCTGCTGGACGACGTGCATTTCGCAGCCGGCACCTTCATGCACATTCCATGGGCAATTCTGCATGACCGCGGCTGGTTGGAGCTCTTCGACGGTTTGCGTTTGCGCACGTCCTATCCGGTGCTGCCGTGGATCGGCGTGATCGCGGTGGGTTACGCGGCCGGCCCCTGGTTCGCCAGCGGCACTGACCGGGACAAGCGTGAGCTGAATCTGATGGCGTGGGGGTTCGGTGTTCTTGCGCTGTTTCTGCTGTTACGCAGCCTCAACGGCTACGGCGAACGCAACTGGGTGATGGGCGAAACCACGACGCTGACCGTGATGAGCATCTTCAACATCACCAAATACCCGCCGTCCCTGTTGTTCATCAGCCTGACGCTTGGCGTGGGGCTGCTGTTGATCGCCTGGATGGAGCGCAGCCACGGCCAGCGATGGTTGAAGCCGCTGGCGGTTTTAGGTGCGGCACCGATGTTCTTCTACCTGTTGCACTTGTATGTACTCAAGGGGCTGTACGTGCTCGCGATGGCCATCTGGGGCGCATCCCACGGCATTTACTATGGCTTCGATTCAATGGCTGCCGTCTGGGCCTGTGCCGCCGTGCTGAGCGTGGTGCTCTTCCCTGCGGTGCGCTGGTTCGCCGAACTCAAAGCCCGGCGGCGTGATATCCAGTGGCTGAAATACTTCTGA
- the folE2 gene encoding GTP cyclohydrolase FolE2: MNSPLPDVACSEVSQALLPLDWVGMQGIDIPLILDEPGIDAPVHARADLQVNLPAPQIKGIHMSRLYTLLDRFAEHHAVSPASLSALLELMVASHADCHSTRAKLRLSFDLLCKRPALVTAGLSGWKSYPVIIDAHWQQGHVVLDVCAEVTYSSTCPCSAALSRQLLEQAFSARFATGVVDSAEVAAWLRQHGSLATPHSQRSVATVHVRVDEEAERMGLLGLIDGVEAALGTPVQTAVKRADEQAFARLNGQHLMYVEDAARTIQQSLLLHFPVSSVSVRHLESLHPHDAVASVVNGPALRFRTAGEGRWA; encoded by the coding sequence ATGAACAGTCCACTTCCCGACGTTGCTTGCTCTGAAGTATCCCAAGCGCTGCTGCCACTCGACTGGGTCGGCATGCAGGGCATCGACATTCCCCTGATTCTTGATGAACCCGGCATTGATGCCCCTGTTCATGCGCGAGCCGATCTGCAGGTGAACCTGCCGGCGCCGCAGATCAAGGGCATTCACATGTCCCGGCTGTACACCCTTCTGGACCGTTTCGCGGAGCATCACGCGGTCAGCCCTGCGAGCCTGTCTGCTCTGCTGGAGTTGATGGTCGCCAGCCATGCCGATTGTCACTCCACGCGCGCAAAGCTGCGCCTTTCATTTGACTTGCTGTGCAAGCGGCCGGCGCTGGTGACAGCAGGTCTCAGCGGCTGGAAGTCTTACCCTGTGATCATTGATGCGCACTGGCAGCAAGGCCATGTGGTGCTGGATGTCTGCGCCGAGGTCACGTATTCGTCAACCTGTCCTTGTTCTGCAGCCTTGTCCCGTCAATTGCTTGAGCAGGCGTTCAGTGCGCGCTTCGCGACCGGCGTCGTCGACAGTGCCGAGGTGGCGGCGTGGTTACGTCAACACGGCTCTCTTGCGACGCCTCACAGTCAGCGCAGCGTGGCCACGGTTCACGTGCGTGTCGATGAGGAGGCTGAAAGGATGGGACTGCTCGGTCTTATCGACGGGGTGGAGGCCGCCCTCGGCACCCCCGTGCAGACAGCCGTGAAGCGCGCGGACGAACAAGCCTTTGCTCGGTTGAACGGACAGCATCTCATGTATGTCGAGGACGCCGCGCGCACGATTCAGCAATCGCTGTTACTGCATTTTCCTGTGAGCAGCGTTTCGGTCAGGCACCTGGAAAGCCTGCACCCCCATGATGCGGTGGCGTCGGTCGTCAACGGCCCGGCGTTAAGGTTCCGGACGGCGGGCGAGGGACGATGGGCATGA